A region of Legionella donaldsonii DNA encodes the following proteins:
- a CDS encoding amino acid adenylation domain-containing protein → MEITTCLIGEDSLVIQCGDQLLSRNHRIHLVISPLHSVQEWAEEHGISWIASIDKLANIEPFQVDYLFSIVNSRILSKSIRNLARCYAINYHDSLLPKFAGLNSTSWALVHNEKEHGVTWHIMNDKIDEGEIVYQQSLPIHPNDTVLTLNLRCYENAISSFTQMIKLIEAGLLAPRKQVLDKRSYFAANHHLPCFGFIDWRLFSAKTIERITRALSIQKYSNHVGTLKLLADRDYAIVSQVELVSAPNTAENKLGTILAIEENGLVVSTVGQPIKFVELLSLAGEPISIKDWVNSHGLQVGQVLPYYRVKDIEAQRKYHSSALANERYWISKIKAISEHNTFNLQRLKQSMEFERLETSISLNDIFPSKQFDNKVELLLTAILIYLYRLNNQEQLSISIVQPEYNHLQEQFGPLFSGFLPLLFHKENDFSFQEALESVTKSLVELDKRSVFLSDIAARHPELKGSQMESGIVINLSGANKEYPCQTETVLYFNLDPDRGKIEILHRMELNRDDSLLKELMSHCTQHLVNILIQLINHPFVSARKFCFLTQAERYNLLQVWGKGKTRYLPEKSLVMLFETQVANNPDKVAVYFNHLSVTYLELNELAERVANRIRQRQLPPQHFIGLYLQRSIEMLAVILGILKANCAYVPLDTKYPLLKIEQIVEDANLSCLFIQQKSVEQFNDFFKQKEKKVELLTVEAILSTPQKACEQVPDGLTITNKIAYIMFTSGTTGRPKGVVVTHKNIINYCKWFTETTHFDEKCTIDFSSSIAFDLSVPCTLAPLLVGGAIAIATDAQKTNPQLYLTHLKKHLVTHAELTPGYLEMLLNYPQEVIDLVHLRYLLLGADVVLSTDVKRWLSLCPHHQVINEYGPTETTVSVTSYFVNKDELDNGTSVPIGQPAFNSTGYVLDQYKNLCPFGVKGELYIGGAQVTKGYLNRPDLTQEKFIHVDFTKPNEVLYRTGDMVCWLPGGSLQFFGRNDHQVKIQGYRIELPAIESILVKFPGIHQAVVVVMRGKSKEAYLRAYLVTDKKPKTSNELREYLADYLPGYMIPREFCVIKSIPLKENEKIDFTSLERQGFQLLRFNEQDTIDALTPHEKEIKGIWEQIFHRKVHSAQEDFFAMGGDSLTALQLISTLKTHYNLNLPLQLVFEYPTISSLATKIDEFLASKRSEKHFSIKANPLIKLATGKDEPPLFLVHPVGGSVFWYKQLASYLHGKYTVYGIQDPNLDGMLLRFNALEEMASFYLQEIKKVYSGDQYCLGGASFGATVAFEMAKQLVNEKKSIQFLGLFDGWAHYPHDLMQEDTSIFLSQTEDNQSTINNKTKESLYELEQYRKTLLLNYKLSSLKADVTLFKASELWPSFKLIDDFNNGWRPYVEGEIKQYAISGNHETMFFEPYVQRLVECLSMKI, encoded by the coding sequence ATGGAGATAACCACCTGCCTTATTGGTGAAGATAGTTTAGTTATTCAGTGTGGTGATCAACTTTTATCTCGCAATCATCGCATACACTTGGTTATTTCGCCACTGCACAGTGTTCAAGAGTGGGCTGAAGAACATGGAATTTCCTGGATCGCCAGTATTGATAAGCTTGCAAATATCGAGCCTTTTCAGGTTGATTATTTGTTCAGTATTGTGAATAGTCGCATTTTATCAAAATCAATTCGAAATTTAGCCCGCTGTTATGCCATTAACTATCATGATTCACTTTTACCTAAATTTGCAGGTCTGAATTCTACCTCCTGGGCACTTGTTCACAACGAAAAAGAGCATGGTGTCACCTGGCATATCATGAATGACAAGATTGATGAGGGGGAGATTGTTTATCAACAGTCCTTGCCAATCCATCCTAATGATACGGTGCTTACATTAAATTTGCGTTGTTATGAAAATGCGATTTCATCCTTTACTCAGATGATTAAGCTTATCGAAGCCGGTTTGCTTGCACCTAGAAAGCAAGTGCTTGATAAGCGGAGTTATTTTGCTGCAAATCATCATTTACCGTGTTTTGGATTTATTGATTGGCGGCTTTTTTCAGCCAAAACGATTGAGCGCATCACGCGAGCTTTATCCATTCAAAAATATAGTAATCATGTTGGCACCTTAAAATTACTGGCAGACAGGGACTACGCGATTGTTTCCCAGGTTGAACTGGTAAGCGCTCCCAACACCGCTGAGAATAAATTAGGTACAATCCTGGCTATTGAAGAAAACGGCCTTGTAGTTAGCACAGTAGGTCAACCCATTAAATTTGTTGAATTACTCTCCTTGGCAGGTGAGCCAATTTCAATTAAAGATTGGGTCAATAGTCATGGCCTGCAAGTTGGGCAAGTCTTACCTTACTACAGGGTAAAAGATATAGAAGCGCAAAGGAAATACCACAGCTCTGCATTAGCTAACGAGCGCTATTGGATTAGTAAAATAAAAGCGATATCTGAGCATAATACTTTTAATCTACAGCGTCTCAAACAATCGATGGAATTTGAACGTTTGGAAACATCCATTAGCTTAAATGACATCTTCCCCAGCAAACAATTTGATAACAAGGTAGAACTGCTATTAACAGCCATATTAATCTATTTGTATCGCCTAAATAACCAGGAACAGCTATCAATTTCAATTGTTCAGCCTGAGTATAATCATCTTCAAGAGCAATTCGGCCCTTTATTTTCAGGGTTTTTACCGTTGCTTTTCCATAAAGAAAATGATTTTTCATTTCAAGAGGCACTTGAGTCGGTAACCAAATCATTGGTCGAACTCGATAAGCGCTCTGTATTTCTGAGTGATATTGCTGCAAGACACCCTGAGTTGAAAGGAAGTCAAATGGAATCAGGGATTGTTATTAATCTTTCAGGGGCTAATAAAGAGTATCCTTGCCAAACGGAAACGGTGCTTTATTTTAATTTGGATCCGGATAGAGGTAAAATTGAGATTCTGCATCGTATGGAGCTAAACAGAGATGATTCGTTACTGAAAGAACTCATGTCGCATTGTACCCAGCATCTCGTTAATATTCTTATCCAGTTAATTAATCACCCTTTTGTTAGTGCAAGAAAGTTTTGCTTTTTGACACAAGCTGAACGTTACAACTTATTGCAGGTATGGGGAAAAGGAAAGACGAGATACCTGCCTGAAAAATCACTGGTAATGCTTTTTGAAACCCAAGTGGCAAACAATCCAGACAAGGTAGCTGTTTATTTCAATCATTTATCAGTCACTTACTTGGAGCTGAATGAACTCGCTGAGCGGGTTGCCAATCGCATACGGCAGCGACAACTTCCTCCACAACACTTTATCGGATTGTACCTTCAGCGAAGTATAGAGATGCTTGCTGTGATACTAGGGATTTTAAAGGCCAATTGTGCCTATGTTCCTCTGGATACCAAATATCCTTTACTGAAAATAGAACAAATTGTTGAAGATGCTAATCTTTCTTGCCTTTTTATCCAGCAAAAATCAGTGGAACAATTTAACGATTTTTTCAAGCAAAAAGAGAAAAAGGTTGAGTTGTTAACCGTCGAGGCTATTTTATCGACTCCGCAAAAGGCCTGCGAGCAGGTACCAGACGGTTTAACCATAACAAACAAGATTGCTTATATTATGTTTACTTCGGGTACAACAGGAAGGCCAAAGGGGGTTGTTGTCACCCATAAAAACATTATTAATTATTGCAAGTGGTTCACTGAGACAACCCATTTTGATGAAAAATGTACTATTGATTTCTCGTCATCCATTGCGTTTGATCTCTCGGTGCCTTGTACCCTTGCTCCTTTATTAGTGGGGGGGGCCATTGCTATAGCCACTGATGCCCAAAAAACAAATCCACAACTTTACCTGACCCATCTTAAAAAGCACCTGGTCACTCATGCGGAGTTAACCCCTGGTTATCTTGAAATGTTGCTGAATTACCCTCAGGAAGTAATTGATTTGGTTCATTTACGTTATTTGTTACTCGGGGCTGATGTGGTTTTAAGTACTGATGTGAAACGATGGTTATCGTTATGCCCTCACCATCAGGTCATCAATGAATATGGTCCTACAGAAACGACGGTGTCAGTCACTTCTTATTTTGTGAATAAGGATGAGTTGGATAATGGAACCTCAGTTCCGATTGGCCAACCGGCTTTTAATTCGACCGGTTATGTTCTCGATCAATACAAAAATCTCTGTCCTTTTGGTGTAAAAGGAGAGCTATATATTGGTGGAGCTCAAGTAACCAAAGGTTATCTGAATCGGCCTGACCTAACACAAGAGAAGTTTATCCATGTGGATTTCACCAAGCCCAATGAAGTGCTTTATCGTACAGGCGATATGGTGTGTTGGTTGCCAGGTGGAAGTTTGCAGTTTTTTGGAAGAAATGATCACCAAGTCAAAATTCAGGGTTACCGTATCGAATTACCGGCTATTGAATCGATTTTGGTTAAATTTCCTGGAATTCATCAAGCAGTGGTTGTCGTGATGCGAGGAAAATCAAAAGAAGCTTATTTGCGAGCCTATTTGGTGACTGATAAAAAGCCAAAAACCAGCAACGAATTAAGGGAGTATTTGGCTGACTATCTGCCTGGCTATATGATACCGCGCGAATTTTGTGTCATAAAATCAATTCCTTTAAAAGAGAATGAAAAAATAGATTTTACTTCATTAGAACGGCAAGGATTTCAACTTTTACGATTTAATGAACAAGATACAATTGATGCATTAACACCCCACGAAAAGGAAATCAAAGGAATTTGGGAGCAAATTTTTCACAGGAAGGTCCATTCTGCCCAGGAGGATTTTTTTGCCATGGGGGGCGATTCACTCACGGCTTTGCAGCTCATATCCACTTTAAAAACGCATTACAATTTAAATTTGCCCCTGCAATTAGTGTTTGAGTATCCAACTATTTCAAGTTTAGCGACCAAAATTGATGAGTTTTTAGCGAGTAAACGTTCAGAAAAGCATTTTTCTATCAAAGCAAACCCTTTAATTAAATTGGCAACCGGTAAAGACGAGCCGCCTTTGTTTTTAGTGCACCCCGTGGGTGGTTCAGTCTTTTGGTATAAGCAATTAGCTTCATATTTGCATGGTAAATACACTGTTTATGGTATTCAGGATCCTAATCTGGATGGAATGCTTCTTCGCTTTAACGCTTTGGAGGAGATGGCCAGTTTTTATTTGCAGGAAATAAAAAAAGTGTATTCAGGTGATCAATACTGCCTGGGAGGAGCCTCATTCGGCGCTACAGTTGCTTTTGAAATGGCAAAACAACTCGTCAATGAAAAAAAATCCATTCAATTTCTAGGGTTGTTCGATGGGTGGGCTCATTATCCTCATGACTTAATGCAGGAAGATACATCCATATTCTTAAGCCAGACAGAAGATAATCAATCCACGATCAATAACAAGACAAAAGAGTCTTTATATGAATTGGAACAATATCGAAAGACGTTATTACTCAATTATAAACTCTCTTCCTTGAAGGCGGATGTGACCTTATTTAAGGCAAGTGAATTATGGCCTTCATTTAAACTCATTGATGACTTTAATAATGGTTGGCGTCCTTATGTTGAGGGTGAAATTAAGCAGTATGCGATATCTGGGAATCATGAAACCATGTTTTTTGAGCCCTATGTCCAGCGATTAGTAGAATGTCTTTCCATGAAAATATAA
- a CDS encoding M48 family metallopeptidase: MSHNQLEIDGIVINIIRKPIKNIHLRIYPPHGEVRVSVPLRFSMALIHRQLEAKSAWIHAQRARLTQNPPQPSPRFESGEHHYFLGKSFAFVIHENSQQAKIVIDDRFIHCFTKADSTVTIREVLLKSWYREQMKAVLPQLLQKWEPIIGVNVNSWGIKLMKTRWGSCNVRAQRIWLNLNLIKKPLVCLEYVLVHEMVHLLEASHNKRFHALMTRFMPQWRDYQKQLENPMVSSS, encoded by the coding sequence ATGTCGCACAATCAACTTGAAATTGATGGGATTGTTATAAACATCATAAGAAAACCGATAAAAAACATACATCTACGTATATATCCGCCTCATGGTGAGGTCAGGGTCAGCGTACCATTAAGATTTTCTATGGCCCTGATTCACCGGCAGCTGGAAGCCAAAAGCGCCTGGATTCATGCCCAGCGAGCCCGTTTAACTCAAAATCCCCCCCAACCCAGCCCTCGTTTTGAATCAGGCGAACATCATTATTTTTTAGGTAAATCATTTGCATTCGTTATTCACGAGAATAGTCAACAGGCAAAAATCGTTATCGATGACCGCTTTATCCACTGTTTTACCAAAGCTGATTCAACGGTAACCATTAGAGAAGTCCTGTTAAAAAGCTGGTACAGAGAACAAATGAAAGCAGTTTTACCCCAACTACTACAGAAATGGGAACCAATAATCGGGGTAAACGTGAACAGCTGGGGAATCAAACTAATGAAAACCCGCTGGGGCTCTTGCAACGTCCGTGCGCAACGAATCTGGCTGAATCTTAATCTGATTAAAAAACCCTTGGTTTGCCTGGAATATGTTTTAGTTCATGAAATGGTTCATCTATTGGAAGCTAGCCACAATAAGCGTTTCCATGCGTTAATGACCCGATTTATGCCCCAGTGGCGCGACTATCAAAAACAGCTGGAAAACCCCATGGTGAGTTCATCCTGA
- a CDS encoding methylated-DNA--[protein]-cysteine S-methyltransferase, producing MLIVTEFSTPVGWLEVEYDEHYIHRANFTESPTSSKLVNQLTNTIAMEIDHYFQNPHYRFQLPLKPQGTLYQQRVWNALLVIPVGRTFTYGELAKTLQSSPRAIGQACKSNPLALFIPCHRVVGKTNCGGYMGQTTALHYKTDLLRHEGIVY from the coding sequence ATGCTCATCGTCACCGAATTCAGTACACCTGTTGGTTGGCTTGAAGTTGAGTACGATGAGCATTATATCCACCGCGCAAATTTTACTGAATCGCCCACTTCCAGCAAGCTAGTTAATCAACTGACCAACACCATTGCGATGGAAATCGATCATTATTTCCAAAACCCTCACTATCGTTTTCAATTGCCATTAAAACCACAAGGTACTCTCTATCAGCAGCGGGTTTGGAATGCTTTACTGGTTATTCCCGTAGGCCGCACCTTTACCTATGGTGAATTGGCAAAGACATTGCAATCAAGTCCCCGTGCTATTGGCCAGGCTTGTAAAAGTAATCCTTTAGCCTTGTTTATTCCTTGCCATCGTGTAGTTGGCAAAACCAACTGTGGCGGCTATATGGGGCAAACTACCGCTCTGCATTACAAAACAGATCTACTACGCCATGAAGGAATCGTTTACTAA
- the rplS gene encoding 50S ribosomal protein L19, with product MTNIIDQLNAEQMQGKNIPDFSPGDTVLVQVKVKEGTRERLQAFEGIVIAKRNRGLNSAFTVRKISHSVGVERVFQTYSPVVDSITVKRRGDVRRAKLYYLRDLAGRAARIKEKLTSKKES from the coding sequence ATGACGAACATTATTGACCAATTAAATGCCGAACAAATGCAAGGCAAAAATATTCCTGATTTCAGTCCAGGTGATACCGTTTTAGTACAAGTAAAAGTAAAAGAAGGTACACGCGAGCGTTTACAGGCCTTCGAAGGTATTGTCATTGCTAAACGCAACCGCGGTTTAAATTCTGCGTTCACGGTTCGAAAAATTTCTCACAGCGTTGGTGTTGAGCGCGTATTCCAAACTTACAGTCCTGTTGTAGACAGCATTACTGTTAAGCGTCGTGGTGATGTTCGTCGTGCCAAGCTATATTATCTGCGTGATTTAGCTGGCCGTGCAGCACGTATCAAAGAAAAATTGACTAGCAAAAAAGAAAGTTAA
- the trmD gene encoding tRNA (guanosine(37)-N1)-methyltransferase TrmD, which translates to MMLHLGVITLMPEMFDGLHHGVVGRALEQGLAKVDCWNPREWATRPYRQVDDKPYGGGPGMVMMYEPLHAAIKHAKTQLPTSCKTIYLSPQGKVVRQFDLNEVAASKRPLLFIAGRYEGIDERIITHDVDEEWSLGDFVLSGGELAAMVFIDAIIRLLPGSLGHLGSAEQDSFMNGLLDCPHYTRPATINGLDVPPVLLGGHHRDIERWRRKQMLGKTWLKRPDLLEKIQLSDTDKQLLVEFKREHGGS; encoded by the coding sequence ATAATGCTGCATTTAGGTGTGATAACACTGATGCCCGAGATGTTTGATGGCTTGCACCACGGTGTAGTGGGACGGGCTCTTGAGCAAGGGTTAGCGAAGGTAGACTGTTGGAATCCCCGTGAGTGGGCGACAAGGCCCTATCGTCAGGTGGATGATAAACCCTATGGCGGTGGTCCGGGTATGGTCATGATGTATGAGCCCTTACATGCAGCAATTAAGCATGCAAAGACTCAGTTGCCGACCTCTTGTAAGACCATCTATTTGAGTCCACAAGGGAAAGTAGTTCGCCAGTTTGATTTGAATGAAGTGGCAGCAAGCAAACGGCCCCTGCTTTTTATAGCAGGACGCTATGAAGGAATTGATGAGCGGATCATTACACATGATGTTGATGAAGAATGGTCGCTAGGAGATTTTGTTTTAAGTGGTGGTGAATTGGCAGCCATGGTGTTTATCGATGCGATTATACGCCTTCTGCCTGGCAGTCTTGGCCATTTGGGCTCTGCAGAACAAGATTCATTTATGAATGGTTTGCTGGATTGTCCACATTACACTAGACCAGCTACTATTAACGGTTTAGATGTTCCGCCAGTATTATTAGGTGGCCATCATCGAGATATTGAGCGCTGGCGTAGAAAACAAATGCTGGGTAAAACCTGGCTGAAACGTCCGGATTTATTAGAGAAAATACAGTTAAGTGATACGGACAAGCAGTTGCTTGTCGAGTTTAAACGCGAACACGGTGGTTCCTGA
- the rimM gene encoding ribosome maturation factor RimM (Essential for efficient processing of 16S rRNA): protein MDKVTDWVVVGRFGRAHGIKGLVIVHSFTEPRDNILRYTDWHAYIGKQWQPLSVLHIEVNDKLILAQIEGYSEREQAANLTNSDIAISRTQLPSLKPGEYYWHELVGMEVVNLQGISFGKVKEVMPTGANDVLVVEGTKRYLIPYLPDQFIMDINPGQNLIRVDWDADF, encoded by the coding sequence GTGGACAAGGTTACTGATTGGGTTGTTGTTGGTCGTTTTGGTCGTGCGCATGGAATTAAAGGGCTCGTTATTGTTCATTCATTCACCGAGCCTCGTGATAATATCCTGCGTTATACAGATTGGCATGCCTATATAGGCAAACAATGGCAACCACTTAGCGTATTGCACATAGAAGTCAACGATAAATTGATTCTTGCCCAGATTGAAGGTTATAGCGAACGAGAGCAGGCGGCTAACCTGACTAATAGTGATATCGCGATTAGTCGCACTCAACTTCCTTCACTTAAACCAGGCGAATATTACTGGCATGAACTTGTTGGAATGGAGGTTGTTAATCTGCAAGGAATCTCCTTTGGCAAGGTAAAAGAAGTAATGCCGACTGGAGCCAATGATGTTTTGGTTGTAGAAGGAACAAAGCGATATTTGATTCCCTATTTACCGGATCAGTTTATTATGGACATCAATCCTGGCCAAAATCTTATAAGAGTTGACTGGGATGCGGATTTTTAG
- the rpsP gene encoding 30S ribosomal protein S16 codes for MVVIRLSRAGAKKRPFYNMVVTDSRRRRDGNYIERIGYFNPVARGQEVRLQIEMDKLTHWQNSGAQLSDRVRALIKEYSKKSAAAE; via the coding sequence ATGGTCGTTATACGTTTATCAAGAGCTGGCGCAAAGAAGCGTCCTTTTTACAATATGGTTGTCACTGACAGTCGCCGACGTCGTGATGGTAACTATATTGAGCGAATTGGTTATTTCAACCCTGTTGCGCGTGGTCAAGAAGTTCGCCTGCAGATTGAAATGGACAAATTAACTCATTGGCAAAATAGTGGCGCTCAGTTATCTGATCGCGTTCGTGCCTTAATCAAAGAATATAGCAAGAAGAGCGCTGCTGCTGAATAA
- the ffh gene encoding signal recognition particle protein, with product MFENLTERLTQAFKTISGQSRFTPENMQHALREVRMSLLEADVALPVIKEFIEQVKQKALGQEVQGSLKPDQALVKIVHDELVHILGDTRAELNFKTQPPAVFLMAGLQGSGKTTSSAKLARYLKETENKKVMLVSLDVYRPAAIEQLKVLAAQLDVTFFPSEAHQQPLDIAQRALDSAKKQYMDVVIFDTAGRLHVDAEMMAEIKALHKAVNPVETLFVVDSMTGQDAANTAKAFHEALPLTGVILTKTDGDARGGAALSVKHITGQPIKFLGSGEKIDPLEPFHPDRIASRILGMGDILTLIEEVERKADKQASEKLAKKLKKGKGFDLEDFKQQLLQMNNMGGIASMMSKLPGMSQLPQQAISQVNDKAMAQTVAIINSMTPKERRIPKIIVGSRKKRIAAGSGTQIQDVNRLLKQFEQMQKMMKKFTKPGGMKQIMRGMGGMTGLKGLFPDDMK from the coding sequence ATGTTTGAGAATTTAACCGAACGCTTAACGCAAGCCTTTAAAACGATTAGCGGTCAAAGTCGCTTTACTCCAGAAAATATGCAACATGCTCTACGCGAAGTGCGTATGTCGTTGCTTGAAGCAGACGTGGCCTTACCTGTCATTAAAGAGTTTATTGAGCAGGTAAAACAAAAGGCACTTGGTCAGGAAGTCCAGGGGAGCTTAAAACCCGATCAAGCGCTGGTTAAAATTGTTCATGATGAATTAGTGCATATTTTAGGTGATACTCGCGCTGAGCTTAATTTTAAAACCCAACCTCCTGCAGTATTCCTGATGGCAGGCTTGCAAGGCTCTGGTAAAACAACCAGTAGTGCAAAATTAGCCCGCTACCTAAAAGAAACAGAAAATAAGAAAGTCATGTTAGTGAGTTTGGACGTATACCGACCCGCTGCCATTGAACAACTTAAAGTTTTAGCTGCTCAACTTGATGTTACTTTCTTTCCATCAGAAGCACATCAACAGCCTTTAGATATTGCCCAAAGAGCTTTGGACAGCGCCAAAAAACAATATATGGATGTAGTCATTTTTGATACAGCAGGCCGTTTACATGTTGATGCCGAGATGATGGCGGAGATCAAGGCACTCCATAAAGCAGTCAATCCGGTAGAAACTTTATTCGTTGTAGATAGCATGACGGGCCAGGATGCTGCGAATACAGCCAAAGCCTTCCATGAAGCCTTGCCTTTGACCGGTGTCATTCTCACCAAAACAGATGGTGATGCCCGCGGAGGAGCAGCACTTTCGGTTAAACACATTACCGGCCAACCCATCAAATTTTTGGGTAGCGGTGAAAAAATTGATCCGCTAGAACCTTTTCATCCAGATCGAATAGCCTCACGTATTCTAGGTATGGGAGATATTCTTACCCTGATTGAGGAAGTCGAGCGTAAAGCAGATAAGCAAGCCAGCGAAAAACTGGCCAAAAAGCTTAAAAAAGGAAAAGGGTTTGACTTGGAGGACTTTAAACAACAGCTACTCCAAATGAACAATATGGGTGGTATTGCCAGTATGATGAGTAAATTGCCTGGCATGAGTCAATTGCCACAACAAGCAATAAGCCAAGTCAATGACAAGGCCATGGCACAAACTGTCGCTATTATAAATTCCATGACCCCCAAAGAGCGCCGTATTCCTAAAATTATTGTCGGCTCACGAAAAAAACGCATCGCAGCTGGTTCAGGTACTCAAATTCAGGATGTTAACCGTCTGCTGAAACAATTTGAACAAATGCAAAAAATGATGAAGAAATTCACCAAGCCAGGCGGCATGAAACAAATAATGCGCGGGATGGGCGGCATGACTGGTTTAAAGGGGCTGTTTCCCGATGATATGAAATAA
- a CDS encoding HlyC/CorC family transporter, with amino-acid sequence MHFSFSLPTLLIALVLLVLLSAFFSGAEIGMMSLNRYRLRHLVKKNDKQAIRVNQMLARPDKLLSVVLIGNTLANIVASTLATLVGQRLYGDAGVAIATLILTLVILVFSEMTPKTLAALHPQQVAFTSSFPLQILQIILAPLVQTITWITNTILRLFGVTLDKVQKEALSGEELRSVVHEAGGLLPVEHKSMLISLLDLEQATVEDIMIPTADIIGLDLEQSWHDLLEQLETAQHTRLPLYRDTIDNLVGMVHVRSVLNLALEERLDMDNLLKIADAPYFIPEATPLNVQILNFQKMKKRSCFVVDEYGELLGLVTMEDILEEVVGEFTTDIAALSKDITQQEDGSVIVDASITLRHLKRLLNWQLPSLGPRTLSGLIIEHLGYIPPPDCCLQIESFQIEILMVSDNMIKTVRMLKVNKKRK; translated from the coding sequence GTGCATTTTTCTTTTTCTTTACCCACGCTTCTAATTGCTTTAGTGCTGCTGGTTTTATTATCAGCTTTTTTTTCTGGTGCAGAAATTGGCATGATGTCTTTAAACCGTTACCGTTTGCGCCATTTAGTCAAAAAAAATGATAAACAGGCTATACGTGTTAACCAAATGCTGGCTCGCCCCGACAAACTACTTAGTGTCGTGTTAATTGGTAATACGTTGGCGAATATAGTCGCCTCAACGCTAGCAACGCTTGTTGGCCAGCGTTTATATGGGGATGCTGGTGTAGCCATAGCGACTCTGATCCTAACATTGGTCATTCTCGTGTTTTCTGAAATGACGCCCAAGACCTTGGCCGCTTTGCATCCACAACAGGTTGCTTTTACTTCGTCTTTTCCGTTGCAAATTTTGCAAATTATTCTTGCTCCTTTGGTTCAAACAATCACATGGATCACCAATACTATTTTGCGTTTATTTGGCGTCACCCTTGATAAGGTACAAAAAGAAGCTTTATCCGGAGAGGAATTACGTTCAGTAGTCCATGAGGCAGGGGGGCTTTTACCTGTTGAGCATAAAAGTATGTTGATCAGTTTGCTTGATTTGGAGCAAGCAACTGTTGAAGACATCATGATTCCGACAGCGGATATTATTGGTCTTGATTTGGAGCAATCCTGGCATGACTTACTTGAGCAGTTAGAAACGGCACAGCATACCCGGCTTCCTCTTTATCGCGATACGATTGATAATCTGGTCGGTATGGTCCATGTGCGAAGTGTACTGAATTTGGCTTTAGAAGAACGTCTTGATATGGATAATTTATTAAAAATCGCCGATGCGCCTTATTTTATTCCAGAAGCAACCCCTCTTAATGTGCAGATTTTAAATTTCCAGAAAATGAAAAAACGCAGTTGTTTTGTGGTGGATGAATATGGTGAATTGTTGGGGTTGGTGACAATGGAGGATATTCTTGAGGAAGTCGTTGGCGAATTTACAACTGATATTGCAGCCTTGAGCAAGGACATTACCCAGCAAGAGGATGGGTCTGTTATTGTTGATGCCAGTATTACTTTACGCCATTTAAAGCGCTTACTGAACTGGCAGTTACCTTCCTTGGGACCGCGCACGTTGAGTGGTTTAATCATTGAGCATTTGGGCTATATCCCTCCACCGGATTGTTGTCTGCAAATCGAGAGTTTTCAAATTGAAATACTCATGGTCAGCGATAATATGATTAAAACAGTGCGTATGCTTAAGGTGAATAAGAAGAGGAAATAA
- a CDS encoding winged helix-turn-helix domain-containing protein: MHRKYLLIIDNAPPDGRLLEYFAKFDYQIEQQTDLSQLSGNISQPEALLINWALIQEDPAQIDNLYHRFQVPLIIISEQANENICVRMLEAGADDFLIKPIHPRELHARISAISRRVQRSSQEAESEKNVFLFANWRLYPASRQLFDNKNQELPLSVGEYELLLAFVRQPQRVLGREFLLQLTKNTDLTPFDRRIDVQISRLRQKIEPNAKKPALIKTIRNGGYLFTARVLAVKENEEIK, from the coding sequence ATGCATCGCAAATATCTGCTCATCATTGATAATGCTCCACCAGATGGGCGTCTTTTAGAATATTTTGCTAAATTTGATTATCAGATTGAACAACAAACTGATCTCTCACAACTCAGTGGGAATATTAGTCAACCTGAGGCATTGCTAATCAATTGGGCTCTTATTCAAGAAGATCCAGCCCAGATCGATAATTTATATCATCGTTTTCAGGTGCCTTTAATTATTATTAGCGAACAAGCAAACGAAAATATATGTGTGCGCATGCTAGAGGCCGGTGCCGATGACTTTTTGATCAAACCCATTCATCCTCGTGAACTCCATGCCCGGATTTCTGCCATTAGTAGACGAGTACAACGCTCTTCGCAAGAAGCAGAGTCTGAAAAAAATGTTTTTCTTTTTGCCAACTGGCGACTTTATCCCGCTTCACGGCAACTCTTTGATAATAAAAATCAAGAGTTACCACTGAGCGTAGGTGAGTATGAATTGTTGCTGGCTTTTGTACGACAACCACAACGTGTTTTAGGCCGCGAATTTTTACTTCAACTCACAAAAAATACGGATTTGACCCCTTTTGATCGGCGCATTGATGTCCAAATTAGCCGCTTAAGGCAAAAAATTGAACCCAACGCCAAAAAACCAGCCCTGATTAAAACCATTAGAAATGGCGGTTATTTATTTACTGCACGGGTATTAGCTGTCAAAGAAAACGAAGAAATAAAATAA